Proteins co-encoded in one Flavobacterium sp. M31R6 genomic window:
- a CDS encoding DUF3810 domain-containing protein: MKRSYILPLFLLVQIIILKIIRFSPECVERFYSNGLYVYLSKFSRIVLGKIPFSIGDCIYFILILLVLKWFWKNRKSWKEEWKNNLLTILSVLSVFYFFFHFLWALNYYREPLFEKMNIERDYTDADLLTFTKKLIAKTNAIQSQITKNDSLKVVFPYTQNQVFEMNQNGYKNLSREYDFFTYSHLSIKKSLFSLPLTYMGFGGYLNPFTNEAQVNYLGPMYSFPMTTNHEMAHQMGYASESECNFIGFLSSIKNDNLYFQYSGYCMALRYCLANWQVRNEETLKQLLKTVHPGILKNYQESQDFWEQYQTPIETGFHIFYDRFLKINQQKDGMDSYSKFVNLMVNYYKTRAL, translated from the coding sequence ATGAAACGAAGTTACATTCTCCCCTTATTCTTGTTGGTTCAAATCATAATTCTAAAAATCATTCGGTTTTCCCCAGAATGTGTAGAACGTTTTTACAGCAACGGATTGTATGTTTATCTATCAAAATTTTCGAGAATTGTTTTGGGAAAAATTCCTTTTTCAATAGGTGATTGTATTTATTTTATTCTGATTTTACTCGTTTTAAAATGGTTTTGGAAAAACAGAAAGTCTTGGAAAGAAGAATGGAAAAATAATCTCTTAACTATTTTGAGCGTTCTTTCTGTGTTTTATTTTTTCTTTCATTTCCTTTGGGCCTTGAATTATTATCGTGAACCGTTGTTCGAAAAAATGAACATTGAAAGGGATTATACCGATGCCGATTTATTGACTTTTACCAAAAAATTAATTGCAAAAACGAATGCAATCCAAAGTCAAATCACAAAAAACGACAGTCTGAAAGTAGTATTCCCGTATACTCAAAATCAGGTTTTTGAAATGAATCAAAATGGGTATAAGAACCTATCTAGAGAATATGATTTTTTCACCTATTCGCATTTGAGTATTAAGAAATCCCTTTTTAGTTTGCCCCTCACCTATATGGGTTTTGGAGGCTACCTAAATCCATTTACCAATGAAGCGCAGGTCAATTATTTAGGTCCAATGTACAGTTTCCCGATGACTACCAATCATGAAATGGCGCATCAGATGGGATATGCCAGCGAGAGTGAATGCAATTTTATTGGTTTTCTGTCTTCTATAAAAAATGATAATCTGTATTTTCAATATTCAGGATATTGTATGGCTTTGCGCTATTGTCTGGCTAATTGGCAAGTTCGAAATGAAGAAACATTAAAACAATTACTCAAAACCGTTCATCCTGGTATTTTGAAAAATTATCAAGAAAGTCAGGATTTTTGGGAGCAATACCAAACACCAATTGAAACGGGTTTTCATATTTTTTACGATCGTTTCCTAAAAATTAACCAACAAAAAGACGGTATGGACAGTTATAGCAAATTTGTGAATTTAATGGTGAATTATTATAAAACTAGGGCATTGTGA
- a CDS encoding RNA polymerase sigma factor, whose protein sequence is MSENLEPSFVKQLQENQNIIHKICRLYTAGEDAHKDLFQEITIQLWKAFPKFRGESKFSTWAYRVALNTAITLYRKSKRSIATVEYEGRQHFTHDIEYNYEEEEQLKLMYQAVYQLNDIEKALVFMYLEDKDYTEISETLGISEVNARVKMNRIKGKLKKILNPLGV, encoded by the coding sequence ATGAGTGAAAATCTAGAACCTTCTTTTGTCAAGCAATTGCAAGAAAACCAGAATATAATCCACAAGATTTGTCGATTGTATACTGCTGGTGAGGATGCTCATAAGGATTTGTTCCAGGAAATCACGATTCAGTTGTGGAAAGCTTTTCCAAAATTTAGAGGGGAAAGTAAATTTTCGACTTGGGCTTATCGAGTCGCCTTGAATACGGCAATTACTTTGTATCGAAAGAGTAAGCGCAGCATTGCAACCGTTGAGTACGAAGGGAGACAACATTTTACGCATGACATAGAATATAATTATGAGGAAGAGGAGCAGTTGAAATTGATGTACCAAGCAGTTTATCAGCTCAATGATATTGAAAAAGCGTTAGTATTTATGTATTTGGAAGACAAGGATTATACCGAAATATCGGAAACTTTAGGGATTAGTGAAGTGAATGCAAGGGTAAAAATGAATCGAATAAAAGGGAAATTAAAAAAAATATTAAATCCATTAGGCGTATGA
- a CDS encoding CoA pyrophosphatase: MDFQDFLQIVPHLDAVNLPGEAAHNVMVPQQRLEITKKINFNEIKPRNAAVMMLFYPKDSITHLVLIVRNSYKGVHSSQIAFPGGKYEQEDANFMQTALRETYEEIGIHQDKIEVLKAFTHLYIPPSNFMVYPFLGICRDEIAFYPDPSEVADIIELPLTTFLSDSIVVNTEMTTSYAKSIEVPAFKIEDHIVWGATAMMLSELKIVLNSVLNKINF; this comes from the coding sequence ATGGATTTTCAAGATTTTTTACAAATTGTTCCTCATTTGGATGCTGTAAATCTTCCTGGTGAGGCTGCCCATAATGTTATGGTACCGCAACAGCGTCTTGAAATTACAAAAAAAATAAATTTTAATGAAATAAAGCCAAGAAATGCTGCAGTTATGATGTTATTTTATCCTAAAGACAGTATAACTCATTTGGTTTTGATTGTTCGAAATTCATACAAAGGAGTTCATTCTTCCCAAATAGCTTTTCCGGGAGGGAAGTATGAACAGGAAGATGCCAATTTTATGCAAACAGCATTAAGAGAAACCTACGAGGAAATCGGAATTCATCAGGATAAAATTGAAGTGCTAAAAGCGTTTACCCATTTATACATACCTCCGAGTAATTTTATGGTTTACCCTTTTTTGGGAATTTGCAGGGATGAAATAGCTTTTTATCCTGATCCTAGCGAAGTAGCAGACATAATTGAATTGCCATTGACTACTTTTTTAAGTGATTCCATTGTAGTCAATACAGAAATGACAACATCTTATGCAAAATCCATTGAGGTGCCTGCGTTTAAAATTGAGGATCACATTGTTTGGGGAGCGACAGCCATGATGTTAAGCGAATTAAAAATTGTTTTGAATTCTGTTTTGAATAAAATCAATTTTTGA
- a CDS encoding DUF4268 domain-containing protein produces MYSKEENQKLKHEFWVEFAQKYPRKWVLYDTKIKDFSFKFYVENTKAQVHIDIEMRNAELRIQYFEKLQALKNILEEEFVKDLVFEKNHTLENGKTISRVWVEKLNVSVSNRKYWDEIFDFFHEKMNALELFYFEYDEFIKDIEI; encoded by the coding sequence ATGTACAGCAAAGAAGAAAATCAAAAACTAAAACACGAATTTTGGGTCGAATTTGCACAAAAATATCCAAGAAAATGGGTCTTGTATGATACTAAAATCAAAGATTTCTCTTTTAAATTTTATGTCGAAAACACCAAAGCCCAAGTACATATCGATATCGAAATGAGAAATGCAGAATTGCGTATTCAATATTTTGAAAAACTCCAAGCATTAAAAAACATACTCGAGGAAGAATTTGTCAAAGATTTGGTTTTTGAAAAAAACCACACTCTAGAAAACGGAAAAACCATTAGCCGTGTTTGGGTCGAGAAACTAAATGTTAGTGTAAGCAACCGCAAGTATTGGGATGAGATATTTGATTTTTTCCATGAAAAAATGAATGCTCTGGAACTATTTTACTTCGAGTACGATGAATTTATAAAAGATATTGAGATCTAA
- the nth gene encoding endonuclease III has protein sequence MDLFRETNDWETKLTPILERYKDRKHPLDYQNLYQLVVMVVLSAQDSDANINKIAPSLFEIFPNMESLSVSNVDALIPHISKVRNFGTKANWLIEIVQTVQKDENIPLTMEHLTALKGIGRKSANVIMREAGVPAEGIIADLHVIRVTPRIGLISETQDGNKVEKQLMQILPKNIWREIGMAISFLGREICRPQPKCEICPINTICLYYKTNKK, from the coding sequence ATGGATTTATTTAGAGAAACAAATGATTGGGAGACTAAATTAACCCCAATTCTAGAAAGATACAAAGACCGAAAACATCCACTAGATTACCAAAATCTATATCAACTGGTCGTTATGGTCGTCCTTTCGGCTCAAGATTCGGATGCCAACATTAACAAAATAGCCCCTTCCTTGTTTGAAATTTTTCCTAATATGGAAAGTCTGTCTGTTTCGAATGTTGATGCATTAATCCCGCATATTTCCAAAGTTAGAAATTTTGGCACCAAAGCCAACTGGTTAATCGAGATTGTACAAACAGTCCAAAAAGACGAAAATATTCCACTCACCATGGAGCATTTAACCGCTTTGAAAGGAATTGGACGAAAATCCGCTAACGTTATCATGCGAGAAGCAGGAGTTCCTGCAGAAGGTATCATTGCCGATTTACACGTTATTCGTGTCACTCCAAGAATTGGATTAATCTCGGAGACACAGGACGGTAATAAAGTCGAAAAACAACTTATGCAAATTTTGCCAAAAAACATTTGGAGAGAAATTGGTATGGCTATTTCATTTTTAGGTAGAGAAATTTGCAGACCACAGCCAAAATGTGAAATATGTCCAATTAATACAATTTGTTTGTATTATAAAACCAATAAAAAATAA
- a CDS encoding T9SS type A sorting domain-containing protein, protein MKTILKLSLVVLVAMTTMSSYAIDGDFLLNVKKGTGKEISFSVNEIQKANVTIYDKSHNVIYSEIATGKGGIMKTYSLEEFPDGVYFLEVETNLKKVTHEIVINNEVSTLSRKSVAEVYKGDLKMKNQNVATVN, encoded by the coding sequence ATGAAAACGATTTTAAAACTTAGTCTGGTGGTATTGGTAGCGATGACTACGATGAGTAGCTATGCAATCGACGGTGATTTTTTACTTAACGTAAAAAAAGGAACCGGTAAAGAAATTAGTTTTTCGGTGAATGAGATTCAGAAAGCCAATGTAACAATCTACGATAAATCTCATAATGTAATCTACTCTGAAATAGCCACCGGCAAAGGAGGGATTATGAAAACGTATAGCCTTGAAGAGTTTCCTGACGGGGTTTATTTCCTGGAAGTGGAAACCAATCTGAAGAAAGTGACGCACGAGATTGTGATCAACAATGAGGTTTCTACACTATCGAGAAAATCAGTGGCCGAGGTGTACAAAGGGGATCTGAAAATGAAAAACCAAAATGTGGCCACGGTGAATTAA
- the thrS gene encoding threonine--tRNA ligase yields the protein MIKITLPDGSVREFAPGVTPMDVAKSISEGFARNVISASFNGTTIETSTPLTTDGSLTLYTWNDADGKKAFWHSTSHVMAQVLEEMYPGVKLTLGPAISNGFYYDVDFEDQKITEADFKKIEDRVLEISREKHEFKMRPVTKAEALEMYKDNVYKTELISNLEDGTITFCDHSTFTDLCRGGHIPNTGIIKAMKVMSVAGAYWRGDEKNKQLTRVYGTSFPKQKDLTEYLELLEEAKRRDHRKLGKELELFAFSQKVGQGLPLWLPKGAALRDRLEQFLKKAQKKAGYEQVVTPHIGQKELYVTSGHYAKYGADSFQPINTPAEGEEFLLKPMNCPHHCEIYNVRPWSYKDLPKRYAEFGTVYRYEQSGELHGLTRVRGFTQDDAHIFCTPEQLDEEFKKVIDLVLYVFGSLGFENFTAQISLRDKENRDKYIGSDENWEKAENAIINAAADKGLNTVVEYGEAAFYGPKLDFMVKDALGRQWQLGTIQVDYNLPERFELTYKGSDNELHRPVMIHRAPFGSMERFIAILLEHTAGNFPLWLMPEQAIILSLSEKYENYAKKVLNLLENHEIRALIDNRSETIGKKIRDAEMQKIPFMLIVGEEEEKNGTISIRRHGQEGKGNISVTIEEFASIVDEEIKKTLKVFTV from the coding sequence ATGATTAAGATTACTTTGCCCGACGGGTCAGTTAGAGAGTTTGCTCCAGGAGTAACTCCGATGGATGTTGCAAAAAGCATTAGTGAAGGATTTGCCAGAAATGTAATTTCGGCATCTTTTAATGGTACAACTATTGAAACATCTACACCACTGACAACCGACGGCAGTCTTACATTATATACTTGGAATGATGCTGATGGTAAAAAGGCTTTTTGGCATTCGACTTCACACGTAATGGCTCAAGTTCTTGAAGAAATGTACCCTGGAGTTAAATTAACTCTAGGACCTGCTATTTCTAATGGTTTTTACTATGACGTTGACTTTGAAGATCAAAAGATCACTGAAGCTGATTTTAAGAAAATTGAAGACCGTGTACTTGAAATTTCGAGAGAAAAACACGAATTTAAAATGCGCCCTGTTACTAAAGCCGAAGCTTTGGAGATGTACAAAGACAATGTTTACAAAACAGAACTAATTTCTAATCTTGAAGACGGAACTATCACTTTTTGTGATCATTCAACTTTTACTGATTTATGCCGTGGTGGACATATTCCAAATACAGGAATCATCAAAGCAATGAAAGTAATGAGTGTTGCTGGAGCTTACTGGAGAGGTGATGAAAAAAACAAGCAATTAACTCGTGTTTATGGGACTTCATTCCCGAAACAGAAAGATTTAACTGAATACCTAGAATTACTTGAAGAAGCGAAACGTCGTGACCACAGAAAACTAGGAAAAGAATTGGAATTGTTTGCTTTTTCTCAAAAAGTAGGCCAAGGTTTGCCATTATGGCTACCTAAAGGAGCTGCATTGAGAGACAGATTGGAACAGTTTTTGAAGAAAGCACAGAAAAAAGCAGGTTACGAGCAAGTTGTAACTCCACATATTGGTCAAAAAGAGTTATATGTAACTTCTGGACATTATGCCAAATATGGAGCAGACAGCTTCCAACCAATCAACACTCCTGCTGAGGGAGAGGAGTTTTTATTGAAACCGATGAACTGCCCTCATCACTGTGAGATCTACAATGTAAGACCTTGGTCATACAAAGATCTACCAAAGCGTTATGCTGAATTTGGAACAGTTTATAGATATGAGCAAAGTGGTGAATTACACGGTTTAACTCGTGTACGTGGGTTTACTCAGGATGATGCTCACATATTTTGTACTCCAGAGCAATTGGACGAGGAGTTTAAAAAAGTAATTGACTTAGTACTTTATGTATTTGGTTCATTAGGCTTCGAAAACTTTACTGCTCAGATTTCATTGAGAGATAAAGAGAACAGAGATAAATACATAGGTTCTGATGAGAATTGGGAAAAAGCAGAAAATGCAATCATCAATGCGGCAGCAGACAAAGGACTGAATACCGTTGTTGAATACGGAGAGGCTGCTTTCTACGGTCCAAAACTGGATTTCATGGTAAAGGATGCTTTAGGCAGACAATGGCAATTAGGAACAATTCAAGTAGATTACAATTTACCTGAACGTTTTGAATTGACTTACAAAGGATCTGATAATGAATTACATAGACCTGTAATGATTCACAGAGCACCTTTTGGATCAATGGAACGTTTTATTGCTATTTTATTAGAACACACGGCAGGAAATTTCCCACTTTGGTTAATGCCTGAGCAGGCAATTATACTGTCTTTGAGTGAGAAATATGAAAATTATGCTAAAAAAGTTTTAAATCTGCTAGAAAATCACGAAATTCGCGCCCTAATTGATAACAGAAGCGAGACGATAGGAAAGAAAATTAGAGATGCAGAAATGCAGAAAATCCCGTTTATGCTGATTGTTGGTGAGGAAGAAGAGAAAAATGGAACCATTTCTATTCGTCGCCATGGTCAAGAAGGAAAAGGTAATATCAGCGTTACAATAGAAGAATTTGCTTCGATTGTTGACGAGGAAATCAAAAAAACATTAAAAGTATTTACAGTTTAA
- the infC gene encoding translation initiation factor IF-3, with protein sequence MNNFIRGVQEVRLVGENIEPGVFKLAEALRLADQFELDLVEISPNAEPPVCKIMDYKKFVYEQKKRDKALKAKSTQVVVKEIRFGPQTDEHDYEFKRKNAEKFLKEGAKLKAFVFFKGRSIIYKDQGQILLLRLATDLEEFGKVEAMPVLEGKRMIMFIAPKKKK encoded by the coding sequence ATAAATAATTTTATTCGCGGTGTACAAGAAGTAAGACTTGTGGGTGAAAACATAGAGCCTGGAGTTTTTAAACTTGCAGAAGCTTTAAGATTAGCTGACCAATTTGAATTGGATTTAGTTGAGATTTCTCCAAACGCAGAGCCACCGGTTTGTAAAATCATGGATTACAAGAAATTTGTTTACGAACAAAAGAAACGTGATAAGGCTCTAAAAGCGAAATCTACTCAAGTAGTAGTAAAAGAAATACGTTTTGGTCCTCAAACTGATGAGCATGATTACGAATTTAAGAGAAAGAACGCTGAAAAATTCTTAAAAGAAGGAGCGAAATTAAAAGCTTTTGTATTCTTTAAAGGGCGTTCAATTATCTATAAAGACCAAGGGCAAATCTTATTATTGAGATTGGCTACTGACTTAGAAGAATTCGGAAAAGTTGAAGCAATGCCCGTCCTTGAAGGAAAGAGAATGATTATGTTTATTGCTCCTAAAAAGAAGAAGTAA